From a single Zygotorulaspora mrakii chromosome 2, complete sequence genomic region:
- the COQ8 gene encoding protein kinase COQ8, with protein sequence MRRELGKEWTKKFAEFDRVPIAAASIGQVHRATLPDGKKVVVKVQYPGVKDSIDSDLNNLLMFLSASRLLPKGLFLDKTVANARKELKWECDYVRESRALQHFEQLLKDDPVFAVPHVYADLTTTNVITMSYMEGTEIMKLPLNTSQNVKDFISQTIMRLCLEEIAIFEYMQTDPNWANFLYNAKTNKIELLDFGASRPFPSEFIQNYRKLLSYATLNDREKVYEYSKKLGYLTGLETQAMVDAHVNSVITLGEPFSGPTARPFSFKNQTVSDRIRANIGLMLSERLSPPPEETYSLHRKFSGIFLLCARMESTVYSAKLFKDIFFLVDK encoded by the coding sequence ATGAGACGGGAACTGGGAAAAGAATGGACAAAAAAGTTTGCAGAATTTGATAGAGTTCCCATCGCTGCAGCAAGTATAGGGCAGGTCCATCGTGCTACATTGCCCGATGGTAAAAAGGTAGTCGTAAAAGTTCAATACCCCGGTGTGAAGGATTCCATTGATTCCGATTTGAACAACCTCCTAATGTTTTTGAGTGCCTCTCGGCTATTGCCAAAGGGTTTATTTCTAGATAAAACTGTTGCCAATGCCAGGAAAGAGCTAAAGTGGGAGTGTGATTATGTCAGGGAATCCCGAGCACTGCAACATTTCGAACAACTTTTGAAGGATGATCCTGTGTTTGCTGTTCCTCATGTCTATGCAGACCTGACAACGACCAATGTTATTACAATGTCTTATATGGAAGGAACcgaaataatgaaattacCACTTAATACTTCGCAGAACGTTAAAGATTTCATCTCACAAACTATAATGCGTCTGTGTCTGGAAGAAATAGCAATATTTGAGTACATGCAAACAGATCCTAATTGGGCAAATTTCCTCTATAATGCGAAGACAAATAAAATTGAGCTTTTAGATTTTGGAGCTTCAAGACCATTTCCATCAGAATTCATCCAAAACTATAGAAAGTTACTATCATATGCCACCCTCAACGATCGTGAAAAAGTTTACGAATACTCTAAAAAGCTTGGATATTTAACAGGACTAGAAACTCAGGCTATGGTTGACGCTCATGTAAATAGTGTGATAACATTAGGCGAGCCTTTTTCTGGCCCTACTGCACGACCATtcagtttcaaaaatcaaaccGTATCGGATAGAATTAGAGCAAATATAGGCTTAATGTTGAGTGAAAGGTTAAGTCCCCCACCAGAGGAAACATATTCGCTCCATAGAAAATTCAGCGGAATTTTTCTGCTGTGTGCTAGAATGGAGTCAACTGTTTACAGTGCAAAACTCTTCAAagacatatttttcttagTAGATAAATAG
- the ARO5 gene encoding Aro5p (similar to Saccharomyces cerevisiae YGL117W; ancestral locus Anc_6.134), with product MTGTVELEQTVEKLSNMMGEVKFSPKNRDILNNLGNELVISQSKPVLEFVDIIIERFMYPRLPSKSLMGLLLLQECAIIDEESNDNDDLDNLIKYETFDLGHPRILELILIRQKLEELNSTEKKTWKSDEYMTKLLTKVQQVYVLLVHLLQVLSDHIEVPAHSAFYKGIVLDSIADFQRAFESFKILDFICQSLIRSVAESGKSDNSIFYVEDTLLRHIESFIQGNIKWYEDIMLQSTALKEFYLTEKKMLPQSIPSHETDLLHQKGFEIFLEKRKLRLRISTRRVF from the coding sequence ATGACGGGCACAGTTGAGCTGGAACAAACAGTagaaaaattatcaaacaTGATGGGCGAAGTTAAGTTTTCACCAAAAAACCGAGATATCTTAAACAATTTGGGAAATGAGCTGGTGATTTCACAATCCAAGCCAGTACTagaatttgttgatattattattgaGAGGTTCATGTATCCACGACTGCCATCAAAGTCCTTAATGGGACTTCTACTGCTGCAGGAATGCGCAATTATAGACGAAGAAAGTAACGACAATGACGATCTAGATAACTTAATCAAGTACGAGACATTTGATCTTGGTCATCCAAGAATATTAGAATTAATATTGATAAGACAAAAATTGGAAGAACTTAACTCtacagaaaagaaaacctGGAAATCAGATGAGTACATGACAAAACTATTAACAAAAGTGCAGCAGGTGTATGTTCTGCTAGTTCATCTTCTACAAGTGCTGAGTGATCACATAGAAGTTCCTGCCCATTCCGCTTTTTACAAAGGCATCGTGCTTGATAGCATAGCTGATTTTCAGCGCGCCTTTGAATCCTTTAAAATTTTAGACTTCATTTGCCAATCTTTGATTAGAAGTGTTGCAGAATCAGGCAAATCTGATAATAGCATTTTCTATGTGGAGGACACTCTTTTGCGTCACATAGAAAGTTTCATTCAGGGAAATATAAAATGGTACGAGGATATCATGTTGCAGTCAACGGCTTTAAAAGAGTTTTACTTgactgaaaaaaagatgttgcCGCAAAGCATTCCTTCACATGAGACTGACTTGTTGCATCAGAAGGGATTCGAAATTTTCCTGGAAAAACGAAAGTTGCGATTGAGAATTTCCACCAGAAGAGTATTCTAA